One Natronomonas moolapensis 8.8.11 genomic region harbors:
- a CDS encoding cytochrome P450, producing MASTDDQSRDPKPPYPAAAGHPLTHTFRTMPDVLAFRDRALSDHDVARTHFFGPGDVYNLTHPSHLKRALVDDRDAFRKSEDFRVAFDDGLVAVEGKQWRRQRQALQPLFSRDSVRSYAGGMNEAIERRIDTWDHGDRIDLQAEMKRLTLEVLFATLFGRELELGGDAEIRSAAGDLQAWFAPTSYPLPAWVPTPARRRFKRGRRRLREAADELLAEAAGGPASSPAEAEDLLSLLVGIRQRGGADGDVLADEQLRDQVVTLIFAGHETTASTLALSLFELARRPALRDRFHREIDRLEGDPTLADVDALEITERILTETLRLYPPVYVLPRESTRQVAVDGYRIPADVPVWLGIRQVHRDGRFYDAPERFRPGRWRDGAPEERPDFAYAPFGGGPRLCIGRQFALLEAKLALAAIGRRFTLSRVEGGGSADSSPSRHAREPPLSADMTLRLAAGTEFYLRER from the coding sequence ATGGCTTCGACGGACGATCAGTCCCGAGACCCCAAGCCGCCGTACCCGGCGGCCGCCGGGCATCCCCTGACACACACGTTTCGGACGATGCCGGACGTGTTGGCTTTCCGAGATCGGGCGCTCTCCGACCACGACGTCGCCCGGACGCACTTTTTTGGACCCGGAGACGTCTACAACCTCACGCATCCGTCGCACCTCAAACGGGCGCTCGTCGACGACCGCGACGCGTTCCGCAAGTCCGAGGACTTCCGCGTCGCTTTCGACGACGGCCTCGTTGCCGTCGAAGGTAAGCAGTGGCGACGGCAACGCCAGGCCCTCCAGCCGCTGTTCTCCCGCGACAGCGTCCGGTCGTACGCCGGCGGCATGAACGAGGCGATCGAGCGCCGGATCGACACGTGGGATCACGGCGACCGGATCGACCTCCAGGCGGAGATGAAGCGGCTGACGCTGGAGGTCCTGTTCGCGACGCTGTTCGGGCGCGAACTCGAACTCGGCGGGGACGCCGAGATCCGCTCGGCCGCGGGCGATCTTCAAGCGTGGTTCGCGCCGACCTCGTATCCGTTGCCGGCGTGGGTGCCGACGCCCGCCCGCCGACGGTTCAAGCGCGGTCGCCGCCGCCTCCGGGAGGCCGCCGACGAACTGCTGGCGGAGGCCGCCGGCGGGCCAGCGTCGTCGCCGGCGGAGGCCGAGGACCTGCTGTCGTTGCTCGTCGGCATCCGCCAGCGGGGCGGGGCCGACGGGGACGTCCTCGCCGACGAACAGCTCCGCGATCAGGTCGTTACGCTGATTTTCGCGGGCCACGAGACCACGGCGTCGACGCTCGCGCTCTCGCTGTTCGAGCTCGCGCGGCGGCCGGCGCTGCGGGACCGGTTCCACCGAGAGATCGACCGTCTCGAGGGTGATCCGACGCTGGCCGACGTCGACGCCCTGGAGATCACGGAGCGGATCCTAACGGAGACGCTCCGGCTGTACCCGCCCGTCTACGTGCTTCCCCGCGAGTCGACGAGACAGGTCGCAGTCGACGGCTACCGCATCCCAGCGGACGTCCCCGTCTGGCTCGGCATCCGACAGGTCCACCGCGACGGGCGGTTCTACGACGCGCCCGAGCGGTTCCGCCCCGGCCGGTGGCGGGACGGCGCCCCCGAGGAGCGTCCTGACTTCGCGTACGCGCCGTTCGGCGGCGGCCCACGCCTCTGTATCGGCCGCCAGTTCGCGCTGCTCGAGGCGAAACTCGCCCTCGCCGCGATCGGTCGTCGGTTCACGCTGTCGCGCGTCGAGGGGGGCGGGTCGGCCGACAGCTCCCCGTCCAGGCACGCGAGGGAGCCGCCGCTGTCGGCGGACATGACGCTCCGCCTGGCGGCCGGCACCGAATTTTATTTGCGTGAGCGTTGA
- a CDS encoding DUF5779 family protein encodes MGDFDLDLQTAEGELDEPDAGGRVVLGVLDGSTDPDEWVEHVKRDDVVVLNVEGDLNDLAGGFAREVRDYGGELMHFRGFLVLSPPGREIDTDRL; translated from the coding sequence ATGGGCGATTTCGACCTCGATTTACAGACTGCCGAGGGCGAACTGGACGAACCGGACGCGGGGGGCCGCGTCGTGCTCGGAGTGCTCGACGGCTCGACCGATCCCGACGAGTGGGTCGAGCACGTCAAACGCGACGACGTGGTAGTGTTGAACGTCGAGGGTGACCTGAACGACCTCGCGGGCGGGTTCGCCCGCGAGGTCCGCGATTACGGCGGCGAGTTGATGCACTTTCGGGGCTTTCTCGTCCTCTCGCCGCCGGGCAGGGAGATAGATACCGACCGTCTTTGA
- a CDS encoding Rdx family protein, translated as MVSVDIEYCAPCGLAGTAVTTRRVLVDRLRGYDEVDGVRVEPTHEMVFGVRVGGDRVWTVDPTDRVDPMEAVAAVRTWLRA; from the coding sequence ATGGTCAGCGTCGACATCGAGTACTGCGCCCCGTGTGGACTGGCCGGAACGGCCGTGACGACGCGGCGCGTGCTCGTGGACCGGCTCAGGGGATACGACGAAGTAGATGGTGTTCGCGTCGAACCGACGCACGAGATGGTGTTCGGCGTTCGTGTCGGGGGCGATCGGGTCTGGACGGTCGATCCGACCGACCGGGTCGACCCGATGGAGGCGGTCGCGGCGGTACGGACCTGGCTTCGGGCCTGA
- a CDS encoding DEAD/DEAH box helicase encodes MTDEQADAAGGPPDADSEAPTDTDGEGVTDPDRERPAEADDEQPVDAEAFYEALDARGRPVVTAAEVAAALDRPAGVVDDALSGLESDGDVGRLDVRAAKTAWYAPGRADADERITVFEKRRDVIVDQPAQYTRALLTQFAHLENTNREGGYVYTVREEDVWNAPYATFPELVSTVRSALGGRYEAIEEWIEGQWERAHKFRLATHEDGYVVLEAKSADLLGNVAEPRLDDGVLRARMGDETAWVAEDRTAELKRTLYEAGYPVQDDRELETGDDLPFDLDLDLRPYQADWIARFADSGSGVLVGPPGSGKTVAALGVMADVEGETLVLVPSRELAGQWHEEILERTTLSPEQVGEYHGGAKEIRPVTIATYRIAGMDRHRSLFDSRKWGLIVFDEVHHIPSPVHRRSASLQTKHRLGLTATPVRETEDQEEIYTLVGPPIGTDWEALFEAGYVAEPEVEIRCLPWASPAHREEYAASDGHGRRQAAATNPAKIREISAILHENRGSKAIVFVEYIDQGDAIAEALSVPFISGETPHARRSRLFDRFRRGAVDTIVVSRVGDEGIDLPDAEVAIAASGLGGSRRQGAQRAGRTMRPVGKARMYVLATRGTEEEDFARNRTKHLAARGVRVRETEPVAVVDPEDASATPDGGGVGFEAER; translated from the coding sequence GTGACAGACGAGCAAGCCGACGCCGCGGGGGGTCCTCCGGACGCCGACAGCGAAGCGCCCACCGACACCGACGGCGAGGGGGTGACAGACCCTGACCGCGAGCGGCCCGCGGAGGCCGACGACGAGCAGCCCGTCGACGCCGAGGCCTTCTACGAGGCGCTCGACGCCCGGGGACGACCGGTCGTGACGGCCGCCGAGGTCGCGGCGGCGCTGGACCGCCCCGCCGGGGTGGTCGACGACGCGCTCTCGGGGCTCGAATCCGACGGAGACGTCGGACGGCTCGACGTGCGGGCGGCGAAAACGGCCTGGTATGCGCCCGGACGGGCCGATGCCGACGAGCGCATCACCGTCTTCGAGAAGCGCCGGGACGTGATCGTCGACCAGCCCGCACAGTACACGCGGGCGCTGTTGACGCAGTTCGCCCATCTCGAGAACACGAACCGCGAGGGAGGATACGTCTACACCGTCCGCGAGGAGGACGTCTGGAACGCCCCGTACGCGACTTTTCCGGAGCTGGTCTCGACGGTCCGATCCGCGCTCGGCGGGCGGTACGAGGCCATAGAGGAGTGGATCGAAGGCCAATGGGAGCGCGCTCACAAGTTCCGGCTCGCGACCCACGAGGACGGCTACGTCGTCTTAGAGGCCAAGAGCGCGGACCTGCTGGGCAACGTCGCAGAGCCGCGACTCGACGACGGCGTCCTTCGGGCGCGGATGGGCGACGAGACGGCGTGGGTCGCCGAGGACCGGACCGCCGAGCTCAAGCGGACGCTGTACGAGGCCGGCTACCCGGTCCAGGACGACCGCGAACTCGAGACTGGCGACGACCTGCCGTTCGACCTCGACCTCGACCTTCGGCCCTATCAGGCCGACTGGATCGCGCGCTTCGCCGACTCGGGGTCGGGCGTGCTCGTCGGGCCACCGGGGTCGGGCAAGACGGTCGCCGCGCTGGGCGTGATGGCCGACGTCGAGGGCGAGACGCTCGTGTTGGTGCCATCCCGGGAACTGGCTGGACAGTGGCACGAGGAGATACTCGAGCGCACGACGCTGTCGCCCGAACAGGTCGGCGAGTACCACGGCGGGGCAAAGGAAATCAGGCCGGTGACGATCGCCACCTACCGGATCGCGGGCATGGACCGCCACCGAAGCCTGTTCGACTCCCGGAAGTGGGGGCTAATCGTCTTCGATGAGGTCCACCACATCCCCTCGCCGGTCCACCGCCGGAGCGCTTCCCTCCAGACCAAACACCGACTCGGGTTGACCGCCACGCCCGTCAGGGAGACCGAGGATCAAGAGGAGATCTACACGCTCGTCGGCCCGCCGATCGGCACCGACTGGGAGGCGCTGTTCGAGGCCGGCTACGTCGCCGAACCGGAGGTCGAGATCCGGTGTCTCCCGTGGGCGTCGCCCGCACACCGCGAGGAGTACGCCGCCAGCGACGGCCACGGCCGCCGCCAGGCCGCGGCGACGAACCCCGCGAAGATCCGCGAGATCTCGGCGATCCTCCACGAGAACCGCGGTTCGAAGGCGATCGTCTTCGTCGAGTACATCGATCAGGGCGACGCGATCGCCGAGGCGCTCTCGGTCCCGTTCATCAGCGGCGAGACACCGCACGCCCGTCGGAGCCGGCTGTTCGACCGGTTCAGACGCGGCGCAGTGGACACGATCGTCGTCTCGCGGGTCGGCGACGAGGGGATCGACCTCCCGGACGCGGAGGTCGCAATCGCGGCTTCGGGGCTCGGCGGATCGCGCCGACAGGGCGCCCAGCGGGCCGGCCGGACGATGCGCCCCGTCGGGAAGGCCCGGATGTACGTCCTCGCCACGCGGGGCACAGAGGAGGAGGACTTCGCGCGCAACCGGACGAAACACCTCGCGGCGCGGGGCGTCCGGGTCCGCGAGACCGAACCGGTCGCGGTCGTCGATCCGGAGGACGCCTCGGCGACCCCCGACGGGGGCGGCGTCGGCTTCGAGGCCGAGCGGTGA
- a CDS encoding acyltransferase codes for MPDDRPDVGRRTGGDRSGTEPASDGDARDADGRSARNGGGRHGRLRRYPTPGPHNSLWSWPGAKHPLRVVFNYVAIVLARHAPSLRLKNWLLRSVGVTVGSGVSWGLESTPDVFWPELVAVGEDAIVGYDATLLCHEFLQEEYRIGEVRVGERAMIGAGTVVLPGVEIGPDAQIAANSLVAEDVPAGETWAGVPAEPVSTAGKSEAARTGEAAGAGEAAGGTGAESEQ; via the coding sequence ATGCCGGACGACAGACCGGACGTGGGTCGCAGAACCGGCGGCGATCGGTCGGGTACGGAACCGGCTAGCGACGGGGACGCGAGAGACGCCGACGGACGCAGTGCGCGAAACGGCGGGGGGCGCCACGGTCGATTGCGCCGTTACCCGACTCCCGGACCACACAACTCGCTTTGGTCGTGGCCCGGCGCGAAACATCCACTACGCGTCGTGTTCAATTACGTAGCGATCGTCCTCGCGCGGCACGCGCCGAGCCTCCGGTTGAAGAACTGGCTGCTCCGCTCGGTCGGCGTCACCGTCGGATCGGGCGTCTCGTGGGGGCTCGAATCGACGCCGGACGTGTTCTGGCCGGAGCTCGTCGCCGTCGGCGAGGACGCGATCGTCGGCTACGACGCGACGCTTCTGTGCCACGAGTTCCTCCAAGAGGAGTACCGGATCGGCGAGGTCCGGGTCGGCGAGCGGGCGATGATCGGGGCCGGGACGGTCGTGTTGCCCGGCGTCGAGATCGGCCCGGACGCACAGATCGCCGCGAACTCCCTCGTCGCCGAGGACGTCCCGGCGGGAGAGACGTGGGCCGGGGTGCCCGCCGAACCGGTTTCGACCGCAGGCAAGAGCGAAGCAGCCAGGACGGGCGAGGCGGCCGGGGCGGGCGAAGCGGCCGGGGGAACCGGCGCGGAAAGCGAGCAATAA
- a CDS encoding mechanosensitive ion channel domain-containing protein — MYAVAVRGWFEGLSAPERNLLVAVVVLFLGIAVGALAATLVRRLLVALGVDDAVEGTSFERTARQFGGSTVQFLARLVGAFVFFLAALYSIRTVGVVPGEALVEEAVAFLPRLFVAVFVVLVGLVVGDKTEIVVDERLRSVKLPEVTVVSTLLKLSILYVAGLIALSQLGVATAALLVLLAAYAFGVFFLGGLASKDLLASAAAGIYLLMSEPYAIGDEVEVAGRRGIVQEIDVFVTHIENDGEEYVVPNRKVIREGAMRVRS, encoded by the coding sequence ATGTACGCCGTGGCCGTCCGCGGCTGGTTCGAGGGGCTCTCGGCGCCCGAACGGAACCTCCTCGTCGCCGTGGTGGTCCTGTTTTTGGGGATCGCCGTCGGCGCGCTCGCCGCCACGCTCGTCCGGCGATTGCTCGTCGCTCTCGGGGTCGACGACGCCGTCGAGGGGACGTCTTTCGAACGCACGGCGAGACAGTTCGGCGGTTCGACGGTCCAGTTTCTCGCCCGCCTGGTCGGGGCGTTCGTCTTCTTTCTCGCGGCGCTGTACTCGATCCGGACGGTCGGGGTAGTCCCCGGCGAGGCGCTGGTCGAGGAGGCCGTGGCGTTTCTTCCCCGGCTGTTCGTCGCCGTCTTCGTCGTGTTGGTCGGCCTCGTCGTCGGCGACAAGACGGAGATCGTCGTCGACGAGCGGCTGCGGAGCGTGAAGCTCCCGGAGGTAACCGTCGTCTCGACGCTTTTGAAGCTCTCGATCCTCTACGTCGCCGGCCTGATCGCGCTGTCGCAACTCGGTGTCGCGACGGCGGCACTGCTCGTGTTGCTCGCCGCCTACGCCTTCGGCGTCTTCTTTCTCGGTGGCTTGGCGTCCAAGGACTTGCTCGCCTCCGCGGCCGCCGGTATTTATCTCCTCATGTCGGAACCCTACGCGATCGGCGACGAGGTCGAGGTCGCCGGCCGTCGCGGGATCGTCCAGGAGATCGACGTGTTCGTGACTCACATCGAAAACGACGGCGAGGAATACGTCGTTCCCAACCGCAAAGTGATCCGGGAGGGCGCGATGCGAGTCCGTAGCTGA
- the dacZ gene encoding diadenylate cyclase DacZ, whose product MSELGDLLGDIVSDVDGTLLFCPSGSLYERFAEAGDPVVVATENALGAERYVELPLEFDDVSERVRFGVEGALENGFAEEGEQLVCVLALFSEGTDTITRVRAGEFEQSGVYDLFLNSRAEPSVIRNVLEVAIELGTKGQKGKRVGALFVVGDAGNVMNKSRPLSYNPFEKSHVHVGDPIVDVMLKEFSRLDGAFVISDSGKIVSAYRYLEPAAEGVDIPKGLGARHMAAGAITMDTNAVAVVLSESDGLVRAFSGGEIILELDPEVY is encoded by the coding sequence ATGAGTGAACTCGGCGATCTGCTTGGCGATATCGTGTCGGACGTCGACGGGACGCTCCTGTTTTGCCCGAGCGGGTCGCTGTACGAGCGCTTCGCCGAGGCCGGCGACCCGGTCGTCGTTGCGACGGAGAACGCGCTCGGGGCCGAACGCTACGTCGAACTCCCCCTCGAGTTCGACGACGTCAGCGAGCGGGTCAGATTCGGCGTCGAGGGCGCCTTGGAGAACGGGTTCGCCGAGGAAGGCGAACAGCTCGTCTGCGTGCTCGCGCTGTTTTCGGAGGGCACCGACACGATCACCCGCGTTCGGGCGGGCGAGTTCGAACAGTCGGGCGTCTACGACCTCTTCCTCAACAGCCGCGCCGAACCGTCCGTCATCCGGAACGTCCTGGAAGTGGCGATCGAGCTGGGAACGAAGGGCCAGAAGGGCAAACGCGTCGGCGCGCTGTTCGTCGTCGGCGACGCGGGGAACGTGATGAACAAGTCCCGGCCGCTCAGCTACAACCCCTTCGAAAAGAGCCACGTCCACGTCGGCGACCCCATCGTCGACGTGATGCTCAAGGAGTTCTCGCGGCTCGACGGCGCGTTCGTCATCAGCGACTCCGGGAAGATCGTCTCGGCGTATCGGTACCTCGAACCGGCCGCCGAGGGCGTCGACATCCCGAAGGGTCTCGGGGCACGCCACATGGCTGCGGGCGCGATCACGATGGACACGAACGCAGTCGCCGTGGTCCTCTCGGAGTCCGACGGGCTGGTCCGGGCGTTTTCCGGCGGCGAAATAATCCTCGAGTTGGATCCGGAGGTGTACTGA
- the nth gene encoding endonuclease III — protein sequence MGTPLDTRDAHVAETLDRLYEQYPDPEISLRFSNRLELLISVILSAQCTDERVNSVTADLFDAYDGPAAYAEADESELAAAIDSITYYNNKASYITSACRDIVEIHDGEVPDTMSELTDLAGVGRKTANVVLQHGHEVVEGIVVDTHVQRISRRLGLTEEHTPERIESDLMGVVPEGDWKEFTHLLISHGRDTCTARNPDCSNCVLEDICPSSKLDSDVDLADGSEW from the coding sequence ATGGGCACGCCACTCGACACCCGGGACGCACACGTCGCCGAGACCCTCGATCGGCTCTACGAGCAGTACCCCGATCCCGAGATCTCGTTGCGCTTTTCGAACCGGCTCGAACTCCTCATTTCGGTCATCCTCTCGGCGCAGTGTACCGACGAGCGCGTCAACAGCGTGACGGCCGACCTCTTCGATGCGTACGACGGTCCCGCGGCCTACGCCGAGGCCGACGAGTCCGAACTCGCCGCCGCGATCGACTCGATCACCTACTACAACAACAAGGCGAGCTACATCACGTCGGCCTGCCGGGACATCGTCGAGATCCACGACGGCGAGGTGCCCGACACGATGTCCGAGTTGACGGACCTCGCGGGCGTCGGGCGAAAGACCGCGAACGTAGTCCTCCAGCACGGCCACGAGGTCGTCGAGGGGATCGTCGTCGACACCCACGTCCAGCGCATCTCCCGACGCCTCGGGCTGACCGAAGAGCACACTCCCGAACGGATCGAATCGGACCTCATGGGGGTCGTCCCGGAGGGCGACTGGAAGGAGTTCACCCACTTGCTGATCAGCCACGGCCGCGACACCTGCACCGCGCGCAACCCCGACTGCTCGAACTGCGTGCTGGAGGACATCTGTCCGTCGTCGAAACTGGACAGCGACGTGGATCTGGCCGACGGCAGCGAGTGGTGA
- the rdfA gene encoding rod-determining factor RdfA, which yields MGDTDDRSGAGRGRRSKVVRLIEEYGLDSVGEKLERLWTAEEDRRSLRQLATYFNRRLLERALERAGVRPLEGEVENTYRLLADDAENADRTRVRRRLERDGLDVEALEADFVTYQAIRTYLQKHRGAEYTPEETDPIEREVANVQRLRGRVDSVTEGKLEQLRSGGHLDIGSFRTFVDVRVVCEDCNTQFDVVDLLERGRCECSE from the coding sequence ATGGGAGACACCGACGACCGATCCGGGGCGGGGCGGGGTCGCCGGAGCAAGGTCGTCCGCCTGATCGAGGAGTACGGACTGGACTCAGTAGGCGAGAAACTAGAGCGGCTCTGGACCGCCGAGGAGGACCGACGGAGCCTCAGACAACTGGCGACGTACTTCAACCGACGGCTGCTCGAGCGCGCGCTCGAACGGGCCGGCGTCCGACCGCTCGAGGGGGAGGTCGAAAACACCTACCGACTCCTGGCTGACGACGCCGAGAACGCCGATCGGACGCGGGTCCGGCGCCGCCTCGAACGCGACGGCCTCGACGTCGAAGCGCTCGAGGCGGATTTCGTCACCTACCAGGCCATCCGTACGTACCTGCAGAAACACCGCGGCGCAGAATACACGCCGGAGGAGACCGACCCGATCGAGCGCGAGGTCGCGAACGTACAGCGGCTACGCGGGCGGGTCGACTCCGTCACCGAGGGGAAACTCGAACAGCTCCGCTCCGGCGGCCACCTCGATATCGGATCGTTTCGGACGTTCGTCGACGTGCGCGTCGTCTGTGAGGACTGTAACACGCAGTTCGACGTCGTCGACCTGCTCGAACGCGGCCGCTGTGAGTGTTCGGAGTAG
- a CDS encoding archaea-specific SMC-related protein — MSTEQAAGEATLSVRNIGGIDETSVTFGPGVTVLAGENATNRTSLLQAVMAALGSDNVSMKGDADAAAVELAIDGDTCAREFSRQGSTVVAGGEPYLEDPALADLFAFLLESNEARRAVATGGDLRDLIMRPVDTDEIQAAIERHVSEREELDEEIDTLEGLKDRLPALTAERTRLEDEIEDAKSELASVESALEAKDATVEQTRAEKAELEDRLADLRSKRSELEDVRYELETERESLESARARKRELDAEFEDLPSAPVGEIEDLEAQIETLRRKKRELESGLNEVQSVIGFNRDMLDGENGDRLDALEVPASASSTDGTGGGEDDLADDLLPDTTTTCWTCGSEVPRDQIEATVGRLRELSRSKLAEVNDTEERLEELTEEVRDLERQKRQREQLRSQRAELESDIDRSESAIERLTERRGTLQAAIADLEDGLEDLEDRGGYEDVLELHKEANEHEYELGRLEENLEDIEAEIDRIEGRLDAESALRRQREELTAEIEDLRTRIDRIEEQAVEGFNEHMDSVLEILGYNNLERIWLERVEREVRDGRRKVTERAFELHIVRQTDSGVTYEDTIDHLSESEREVTGLVFALAGYLAHEVYETVPFILLDSLEAIDSDRIAALVEYVEGFSEYLVVALLPEDAAALPDTYTRISDI; from the coding sequence ATGAGTACCGAGCAGGCCGCCGGGGAGGCTACCCTGTCCGTCCGAAACATCGGCGGGATCGACGAGACGTCGGTGACGTTCGGTCCGGGGGTAACCGTTCTCGCCGGGGAGAACGCCACGAACCGGACGTCGCTGCTGCAGGCGGTCATGGCCGCGCTCGGGAGCGACAACGTTTCGATGAAGGGTGACGCCGACGCGGCGGCTGTCGAGTTGGCGATCGACGGGGACACCTGCGCCCGCGAGTTCTCCAGGCAGGGGTCGACAGTCGTCGCCGGCGGGGAGCCGTATCTCGAGGACCCGGCGCTTGCGGACCTGTTTGCGTTCCTGCTCGAGTCCAACGAGGCCAGGCGGGCCGTCGCGACCGGTGGCGACCTGCGCGATCTGATCATGCGACCCGTCGACACCGACGAGATACAGGCGGCGATCGAACGGCACGTCAGCGAACGGGAGGAACTCGACGAGGAGATCGACACGCTCGAGGGGCTCAAAGACCGGCTCCCGGCGCTCACGGCCGAACGAACCCGCCTCGAGGACGAGATCGAGGACGCGAAATCCGAACTCGCGTCGGTCGAATCGGCGCTCGAGGCGAAGGACGCGACCGTCGAGCAGACGCGGGCCGAGAAGGCCGAGCTCGAGGACCGTCTCGCGGACCTCCGATCGAAGCGTTCCGAACTCGAAGACGTCCGCTACGAACTCGAGACCGAACGCGAAAGCCTCGAATCGGCTCGGGCCCGGAAGCGCGAGCTGGACGCGGAGTTCGAGGACCTGCCGTCGGCTCCGGTCGGGGAGATCGAGGACCTCGAAGCGCAGATCGAGACGCTTCGGAGAAAGAAACGCGAACTCGAATCGGGGCTCAACGAGGTCCAAAGCGTCATCGGGTTCAACCGCGATATGCTCGACGGCGAGAACGGCGACCGCCTCGATGCGCTCGAAGTTCCCGCCTCGGCGTCGTCCACCGACGGGACTGGGGGCGGCGAGGACGACCTCGCAGACGATCTCCTTCCCGACACGACGACCACCTGTTGGACGTGCGGCAGCGAGGTTCCTCGCGATCAGATCGAAGCGACGGTCGGTCGGCTTCGGGAACTCAGCCGGAGCAAACTCGCCGAGGTGAACGACACCGAGGAGCGACTCGAGGAACTGACCGAGGAGGTCCGCGACCTCGAACGGCAAAAGCGCCAGCGCGAGCAGCTACGGAGCCAGCGAGCCGAGCTCGAATCCGACATCGATCGGAGCGAATCGGCGATCGAGCGTCTCACCGAGCGCCGCGGGACGCTTCAGGCTGCTATTGCGGACCTCGAAGACGGCCTCGAGGACCTCGAAGACCGCGGTGGCTACGAGGACGTACTGGAGCTTCACAAGGAGGCCAACGAACACGAGTACGAGCTGGGTCGCCTCGAGGAGAACCTCGAGGACATCGAGGCCGAGATCGACCGCATCGAGGGCCGCCTCGACGCCGAGTCGGCGCTCCGTCGACAACGAGAGGAGCTGACCGCCGAAATCGAGGACCTCCGGACCCGGATCGACCGTATCGAAGAACAGGCCGTCGAGGGCTTCAACGAACACATGGACTCGGTGCTCGAGATCCTTGGATACAACAACCTCGAACGGATCTGGCTCGAACGCGTCGAGCGGGAGGTACGCGACGGGCGACGCAAGGTGACGGAACGCGCGTTCGAACTCCACATCGTCCGCCAGACCGACAGCGGGGTGACCTACGAGGACACGATCGATCACCTCTCGGAGAGCGAACGGGAAGTCACCGGCCTCGTCTTCGCGCTGGCCGGCTATCTGGCCCACGAGGTGTACGAGACGGTTCCGTTCATACTGTTGGACTCCCTGGAGGCGATCGACTCCGACCGGATCGCCGCGCTGGTCGAGTACGTCGAGGGGTTCAGCGAGTACCTCGTCGTCGCCCTGTTGCCGGAGGACGCCGCCGCGCTCCCCGATACGTACACGCGGATATCGGACATCTGA
- a CDS encoding SDR family NAD(P)-dependent oxidoreductase yields MHTAVVTGGSRGIGRAVAATFAEHGVHVVACARDDEALRRAVDDIDPSGGSVTAVRADVRDEFDVERLAETAARAGDAPGIDCVVANAGIYHGTPGGTAIEGVPYSAFDDTLRTNVRGVFATVRESIPHLTAGARVLVPSGRIAREAVDGYGAYAASKAAAEAVIRQFAAETAWSMGIVDLGQVETELTGNAAGRAPDDVAPVFWWAAAEADPETVDGEVVGWRDWKRATG; encoded by the coding sequence ATGCACACAGCAGTCGTTACGGGTGGCTCGCGCGGCATCGGCCGTGCGGTCGCGGCGACGTTCGCCGAGCACGGCGTACACGTCGTCGCCTGCGCGAGGGACGACGAGGCGCTCCGGCGTGCTGTCGACGACATCGACCCCTCGGGCGGGTCGGTGACGGCGGTGCGTGCCGACGTCCGCGACGAGTTCGACGTCGAACGCCTCGCCGAGACTGCTGCCCGAGCCGGCGACGCGCCGGGAATCGACTGTGTCGTCGCGAACGCCGGAATCTACCACGGCACGCCGGGCGGGACGGCGATCGAAGGTGTCCCGTACTCGGCGTTCGACGACACGCTGCGGACCAACGTTCGCGGGGTGTTCGCCACCGTTCGCGAGTCGATTCCGCATTTGACCGCCGGGGCACGGGTGCTCGTCCCGTCGGGGCGGATCGCCCGGGAGGCGGTGGACGGCTACGGAGCCTACGCGGCCTCGAAAGCGGCCGCGGAGGCCGTAATCCGCCAGTTCGCTGCCGAGACTGCGTGGTCGATGGGGATTGTCGACCTCGGACAGGTCGAGACCGAACTGACGGGGAACGCGGCGGGCCGCGCCCCCGACGACGTGGCTCCGGTGTTTTGGTGGGCGGCGGCGGAAGCCGATCCCGAGACGGTCGACGGCGAGGTCGTCGGGTGGCGAGACTGGAAGCGGGCTACGGGATGA